From the Notolabrus celidotus isolate fNotCel1 chromosome 12, fNotCel1.pri, whole genome shotgun sequence genome, one window contains:
- the tpbgb gene encoding trophoblast glycoprotein b, giving the protein MRLLSTPGGEIRGRKLKPAMMHLLFLLCFVMFCQSCPDKCLCVSQTVKCQNQDLYAIPDSLPNSTKVLFVTGNYISGISIDSFPTRLELLTDLYLSGNEIETVDEKAFENLPNLVRLDLSNNNILNFSERAFPDENTLQVLNLSSCFHNHTILELGFLESGNLQQLTVLDLSNNDLLILQDDIFSSFSQLVNLSLQNSSIISIPNGTFKVPLLHDLDLRDNSLRNLPTSTLAQINLTPGLLIQLAGNPWRCDCFIEDMLFWLRNATQIIDRQDLTCAVPDALRHRSLLHLEPSQLKCPGDMEGVLETSYVFLGLVLALIGVIFLLVLYLNRKGIKRWIYNIRDACRDHMEGYHYRYEINSDPRLANLSINSDV; this is encoded by the coding sequence ATGCGCCTGTTGAGCACGCCGGGTGGAGAAATCAGAGGTAGAAAACTGAAACCTGCTATGATGCATTTGCTGTTCCTTCTCTGTTTTGTAATGTTCTGCCAGAGCTGTCCGGACAAGTGTTTGTGCGTCTCACAAACTGTAAAATGTCAAAACCAGGACTTATACGCCATTCCGGATTCTTTACCAAACAGCACCAAAGTACTGTTCGTTACAGGAAACTATATTTCCGGTATTAGTATAGACTCTTTCCCCACCCGCTTGGAACTGTTAACAGATCTCTATCTCAGTGGGAACGAGATAGAGACTGTGGATGAAAAGGCGTTTGAGAACCTTCCAAATCTTGTGCGGCTGGATCtgagcaacaacaacatcctGAATTTCAGTGAAAGAGCTTTCCCTGATGAAAATACTCTGCAGGTTTTGAACCTCAGTAGTTGTTTTCACAATCATACCATCCTGGAATTGGGCTTCCTCGAGAGTGGAAACCTTCAACAGCTGACAGTCCTTGACCTGTCCAACAATGACCTATTGATCCTTCAGGATGACATTTTCTCCAGCTTCTCCCAGCTGGTCAACCTCAGCCTGCAGAACAGCTCCATCATCTCCATTCCGAATGGGACCTTTAAGGTGCCACTGCTGCATGACCTTGACCTGCGAGACAACAGCTTGAGGAACCTGCCCACCTCCACCCTGGCGCAGATCAACCTCACGCCTGGCCTCCTCATCCAGCTGGCAGGGAACCCCTGGCGGTGTGACTGCTTCATAGAGGACATGCTGTTCTGGCTGAGAAACGCCACTCAGATCATCGACAGGCAGGACCTTACCTGTGCGGTCCCAGACGCCCTAAGACACCGGTCTCTCCTGCATCTGGAGCCATCACAGCTGAAGTGTCCGGGCGACATGGAGGGCGTGCTGGAGACTTCTTATGTTTTTCTGGGGCTGGTTCTGGCCCTGATCGGTGTCATATTCCTGTTGGTGCTCTACCTGAACAGAAAAGGCATCAAGCGGTGGATTTACAACATCAGGGACGCTTGTAGGGACCACATGGAGGGGTACCATTACAGGTACGAGATAAACTCTGACCCTCGTTTGGCCAACCTGAGCATCAACTCAGATGTTTGA